The Vreelandella piezotolerans genomic interval GAACTGCCAGTGGTAAGACACGGGTTAGCGTTTCATACGTGCCATCAGCCGCTCCACGGCTCGAAGATGCTCCGGCTCGTTATGACACATGCCTTGAAAAACGGCACAGACATCCAGAAAGGCTTTCAGCTCCATATCCGGCGCCATTTTCATTAGCCGTTTAGTCAGACGTGTCGCCTTGGGCGGCTGAGCCGCAATGCGTTGGGCATGGGCCATCGCGGTTTCCATAAGCTGTTCGGGCTCGACCACCTCCAGCACTATGCCGTAAGCAAACGCCTCCTCGGCACTGATCACTCGGCCAGAGAGCGTCAGTTCGAAGGCGCGCTGATAACCAATCTGCCGCTGCATGAACCATGCCCCGCCATCACCGGGAATGATCCCCAGATTGAGAAAGGTCTCCCCAAAGCTCGCCTTGCGAGAGGCAATACGCATATCCGCCATATTGGCCAAATCGAATCCGGCACCGATGGCCGCACCATTGACGGCGGCAATGATGGGCACTTCGACCTTATGGAGTGCCAGCGGCATCCGCTGAATGCCCGTGCGGTAGCGCTCGGCGACTTCCGCCACATCCCCCGCAAAATCGCCGCCGCGCTCGGCCATGTCTTTTACGTTTCCACCGGCACAAAACGCACTGCCCGCTCCGGTAATCAACAGCACCGATACTTCCTGGCAGCCATTCACCCAGGCGGCGGTGGCGACGATGTCGTCAACGAGTGCGGTGCCCGTTAAGGCATTGCGCACGTCGTGGCGATCAAGGGTAAGTGTCGCCACGCGATTATCTAGAGTGAGAGTGGCATCGGTTAATTCGGGTAATGGTTGGCTCATGGTTGGCGCTCCACAATGATTCGGGCATCGACGATGGCATAGTTAGCGGCACAGTGGCCTTTTGGATAGGCAATCACCGGGTTCAAGTCTAGTTCGCGAATATCTGGGTAAGCCTCTACGAGCTTAGACACCTGCATCAGCAGCGACACTAGCGCTTCCTTATCGACCCCTGCAGCCCCCCGCACCCCTGCCAGCACTTTCTGCGCTTTAATTTGATCGACCATGGAGCGTGCGTCGCGCAGGGTCAGCGGCAGCGAGCGGAA includes:
- a CDS encoding enoyl-CoA hydratase-related protein; the encoded protein is MSQPLPELTDATLTLDNRVATLTLDRHDVRNALTGTALVDDIVATAAWVNGCQEVSVLLITGAGSAFCAGGNVKDMAERGGDFAGDVAEVAERYRTGIQRMPLALHKVEVPIIAAVNGAAIGAGFDLANMADMRIASRKASFGETFLNLGIIPGDGGAWFMQRQIGYQRAFELTLSGRVISAEEAFAYGIVLEVVEPEQLMETAMAHAQRIAAQPPKATRLTKRLMKMAPDMELKAFLDVCAVFQGMCHNEPEHLRAVERLMARMKR